The DNA window TAAACTACTATTTTTTGCCTCAGTTGTACTTTAAGTTGAATTTTCTCTTTAGGATAAACTTTATCTTGAGatttttaatcatttttttttcacatgctAGAAGGAGACTTATTTAAATCAAGGGGAGCGGGGGTTTCTAAAACAACACCAAGCTGCCATgacaactttaaaaaatattgttctAATGTAGGATACTTGGTCATATAGGATCTATAAAATTTCAACTTAAAACATATCaaggagaaaaatatatgtCCCAGTTTAGGGGTACTTTTAAGTAGTGTTGGAGGTAAAatgagataaaaatatatattttaaaaactcAAAACAATTTTTTTGTCTTTAAATAACTTTTGGTATCTCAAAACTTATAGCAAGTACTGTGGACATCTAATTACATATCCCTACATGACACATAGAATTAAATGGTGAGGTGAAGGGTAGCAGAGAGGAGTGGGAGAAATAGAGTCACCTCTCATGTAAGAGGCACGCTCTACACAAaatcaaaaactgaaaatgaatagAGTAGTTCTTGTGTATTAGATAATTAAATAACTATTGTGTATGCAATTGTATTGGGTACAAAtgcataattaaaaaaaaactatattgtgAATTGGAGTTGTATATTATATGTAGCGGTAGTGTATTGTATATGTTACAGTAGATGATATGGATAAAATTTGAGGCAACAATTATCTCTACTATAAATAAAACTTCTTACTGAGGTAGCTCAGTGTTTCATTTGTCTCATGGTGCAATTCTAATAACACTAGGATCACTTCATCACCTGCATTAATTGGAAGTACAAGGACAGATAGGCATGATCGATGAACTACATCAATAACGATAATATAGAACACTCTCCATCTCTAACGTGTAATTAGCAGCTGCGCTCTACCTAGCTGCGACGTGCACACCAAGATCACCTAGCCACCCAACACCTAAAGTATGGGCACAAGCAACTGGCCGGATCCAACGAGATATCGATCCACTTTTCCTTATACCAACTACTACGTCGACGTTCAATATTCATCTCCTACGTCACGAAAAGGCGAAAACGTAACCCCACCATACATGCATGTAATAGCTATGGAGATCCCATTAGCGGCGCCTCAAACCGGTACGGACACGACTAATAGCTTTGAAACAAAACTAGCTAGAAACTACTTGGCCGGTGGCACTTTTGCTCCACTTTATTGACCTTGAAAAGCATGTTGCTTTCGTTGCTTTTCTTTGCATGATGTTAGTTCAGCGCACAAGGTAGCTATAGCTACTCGTATAGTTATCGTTTCTTACTTTCTTAATTTGCATGCATGAGATCAacatatagttatattttatgCTCTGTCCCCTGCATATGTGTAGGACACTTGATTACTTAAAGCTTAATTTGGTGGTTACATTAGTTAATTTCCAAAGTGAACGGGAAAAGGAAACGATTCTGATGCGTACTATAAGAGCGGCGGGAAAGATGATGAATTTGTATGTATATGTACCCACCAACTTTAGTACTTCTCATCCATCCGATAACAAACAAATCTAACTACTACAGGATATGAATCCGGATTAGTTACATTATGtatcatgtttattttttatatataagacTAATAATTCGTCGTGCATGAGTTATAGCCTGGCATCTATCTATGGTAAGAGATGCCTATATTTCTGAAGTGGTTAATTTATGTTGTTTGAGCTTTCTGACAAGGAATTCCAAGGATCCCATAAAACCCATTAATTAAACGAGATTTTAGAGTTGCTAGAATGTGTTGTTTATAGGGGATTGACTCAAGCTTGGGCCAAGGTTTCGACCAGGCCACCCTATTTGGCCCATATTACTATTACCTTGAGGGAAAATTAATTTCAACCCATTAATCCTTGGGCCCTGGTGTCCCAATCCATGCAGCAATTGAAgcaaaaagtacaccgaaggtccctcaacttgtcatcgaggtacaaaatcgtccctcaaccgcaaaaccagataaccggcgtcccttaactaatcaaaaccggttacaatagatccttcggtggttttgaccacggttttgtcctacgtggtggCTGAatcagtgtgggacccacgtgggccccacatgtcaggatgccacgtcatctctctcctccctcttctcttcctcagtTCCACCTATCTCTctccgatgccgataccagccgatagcaatagagtttaagcaatcggctatatgtccaatgtagatgatgatataaaggcaatcggttgatgatgatgtaataaaataacaatataatccagtataaaccaatcggcaaatagtgatatgataaataagcatcgatccgaaggttaaagcacacatcggctggaggtccaatgtcatgaaatccacaagattagattaaacagtgaaacctttgttgtcatcggctaaatccaacttatatgtatatgcaatcctcatgagccgatgcaacgtccagataactcaccggctgaaacccttattggcaatcaagaagcaggctagagattatggttctaagcacgacttagtagatcaaacttaactgatgcagcactaagtatgaaaagaaacacaatatctagacaatcaagccgttgattgagttttcagggtggtagatgtctaagctaatctaatctagcaacgcgatttagacgataccggcagaaaccctaaataGAGCTAAATtaatatgctaagactagattaacagagacatatgataaataggtaggcaaatatatcatccaaactagagcaatccaagaggtcgaatgtactgatacagccttgaacgacgccgacgtaaacgatacaattgcctaggtcggcggaacattggacttaccccttagccggagatcgaacaccgatacagccccgtgtcaggtgccaagtcccaccggacgataaaataaagtaaaaaaggtaaaaggtggcgatgcgccgaattgtactgatcgtgaagatagattacatagaccccgggtgtacatatttatacccatgggttgatacaatttgtgttgacgaaaaaatcgaacacaccgccctgggagatctgcttagcacctgtgcaggtccaaatcttgatgagatgcgggcgtgccagtcagtttgatcctgcaactgacaagatatgcaaatagtagatcaaaacagccgatcggctgacaagccgatgtagtGATTCCGGCCGATGCCGATacccagccgatagcgatagggtttaagcaatcagctacatgtccaatgtagatgatgatataaatgCAATCGGCttatgtaataaaataacaatataatccagtataaaccaatcggcaaatagTGATAtaataaataagcatcgatccgaaggttaaaacacacatcggctggaggtccgatgtcatgaaatctacaagattagattaaacaatgaaacctttgttgtcatcggctaaatccaacttatatgtatatgcaatccttatgagccgatgcaacgtccagataactcatcggctaaaaccccgatgaaacccttattggcaatcaagaagcaggctagagattatggttctaagcacgacttagtagatcaaacttaactgatgcagcactaagtatgaaaagaaacataatatctagacaatcaagccgttgactgagttttcagggtggtagatgtctaagctaatctaatctagcaacgcgatttaaccgataccggcaaaaaccctaaaacgagaagcagtcGATAGAGCTAAactgatatgctaagactagattaacagagacatatgataaatagttAGGCAAATATagcatccaaaccagagcaatccaagaggtcgaatgtactgatgcagccttgaacgacgccgacgtaaacgatacaattgcctgggctggcggaacattggacttaccccttagccggagatcgaacaccgatgcagccccacgtcaggtgccaagtcctgCCGGACGAtaaaagaaagtaaaaaaggtaaaaggtggcgatgcgccgaattgtattgatcgtgaagatagattacatagaccctggatgtacatatttatacccatgggttgatacaagtccttatcagacaagaaagaaactttcctaaagataaaaggaaaagataaagtccttatcggacactaaacacactttcctaaagataaaaggaaactaacaaactattcctaattaatggataacttgccatgctgcattctctttgaactcggtctcttttggataagcttcctttagtagatcaatttccttaaccgaatatagcaagaatccgacaactgacgacttgacaaatCTCATCGGCTAATTTCAGGACTTcaaagccgatgctgactctaagccgatgactacttcgggcttaccaaatttcactgttaacagcgCGTTAGCTGTCCCCCTAGATTTCTCCTATCTTATAAACCGATTTCAGGGTCAGATCCCAGGCTTCTAATTGGGCCACATGGCATCTCTTGTGAAGCTCTCCTCCTGATTCTTGGTTGTAGAAAGTGACGCACCTATCCACAGCCGTTAGATGACGTATCGACGGTGAAAAACCGTCCTGTGGACCTAAATGTAAATTACAAGTTTTGAGAAGGGTTTTTGTACAAACGTGCGATCTCATCTAGAAAAGTTCGAAGtattggagaaaaaaatccCAGAAAACTATTGCaagaaaaaatagattaatatctCCATCTCCCTACTCACAATGCCGCAGGCTGCCGCCGACACGGTGTCACCTGTTTTgggcgatgaggaggaagagggggcgATGGCTGCTCGATCTACGCGGCCGGATCCACGGACACACTATACAGGTACACAAGAACATCAAGAATGTATTAGCAGCACCAACCAGCACGTATCTTCAGCAACAGCAAGCAAGCATCTTCGGGAGTGGATCTGTGGAGGGACAAGAGAATACAGCAGAGTCGGGAGATACACGGGCGCAGTCGGCACTCGTGCGGGGAAGCCGGGGATGCGCCGGCGACGGTCACCTCCTCGGTCCAGGTCTCCGTCGGAGGATCGAGATGAGGGAGCGCCGTAGCGGTGCTGCGATGGGTGCGCTAGATGCATCCGTGTATGCCGCTATGGCTGGGAGTGTGGAAGTTGTCTTCCCAAACGAGAGGCGATGTAGAAAGCAATGGTGGTGAGTTGGTGACTTGGGTAGAGAGGATAACAATAGAAAGAGAGTACGTAATGAAACGTGGAATGCATGCAGGATCCATCGCACTGAGTTAGCActctttttttggaaaaaaaaaaatctggtgtAGACCAGATGCAAACAGCAGCCCGTGCAGCCCTGACGCGGATGCATGACGCGTGGATGAGGTGCTCATCCGACGGCCGGCCCACACAAGCGAGTCCGCATCCTGCACGGCTCAGCTCAGGTCGTTCTCCCTCAGCTCGACTTGCGCGGCTCAGGATTACATTGGGTAGGGCGTGATTAGAGGCGGACGATTAGAGCGAAACAGATTCGCTACATGGCAGGACGAGGAGTCCAGCAGAAGAGCACAGGCGCCGCCGGGCTTCTGGTGCCGTCGTCTCATCTGGTGCAGCCTTTGCCTGCCGTAGCGCACGACATGGCAGGACAATCTTCACACGAACACGATGTAATCGTTGGGGATCGTGGAGCCGATGGCAAGCAGAGAATGCAGGTACATTGCCTAGCTAATTGACTCATGCTTTTTCatcagtacatgcatgcatgatcgtGAGTGATCGTCTTACATGCCCTCATCACAAATACTGATGTGTGGCTAATACGTACTGATGTGTGATCATATCGTGCATGATCATCTTGCACAGATCTCCGAGTTTATGACCATGGAAGAAGATGTTGCCGACGCTATCGATGCCAACGCTAATGGTGATGACAACACACTCTGTCGCATAGTACCTGAAGAGATGGCAGATAAAGCACCAAATCAGGTAACGATAATTTAATAGCAAATTAGATGGAAAACAGAATATCTCATACTATGGTAATATAACTCATTTATCGTACAACAGGCCAATGATAAAGTTGCACAAACTTTGATCTTGCCTCAAGTTGGAATGGCTTTTGATTCAAAGCAGAAAGCGTATGATATGTACAACACCTATGCCGGGAAGATTGGGTTCAGTATTAGAAAGAGCTAAGCAAAGCACCGAGTCGATGGAACTATATaccataaatatatagtttgtaGTAACCAAGGACAACGACAGACTAAGTCATCACTAGACACTACTAGGACGAGTTGTGATGCTTGTGTTCAGTTTAGTACGAGTCCATTGGTATGTATGCACACTTTAAATcgcattataatttttttatacaaacATCTGAAAAATGGCATCCACATCTTATAGGTATATTGTGCAAGCATGCCTCAGAGTCTTCAATATGAATGAAGTTTTCACTATGCCATCTCAATATCTACTCAACAGGTGGACAAAATATGCGAAAAAAGGATTTAATATTGATAAACAAGGAAGTGAGAAGGAAACTTTGAAAACACATGCTGCACGTATCTCTCAAAAGGCAACATCCATCGCTTTGAAATGTTCAGTTTCGAAAGAACTTCTTGATGATTTGGAGAAAGCCATAAATAATTTGGACTTGGAGGCAGATAATTCTCTAAGCaagatgaaagaaaaaacatgtgAGGTTCCTCTAAATTCAAATGACTGTGTTATGGACACATTAAATGGTGCAATATCAATTAGAGTTCCTCGATTGGTCAAAGGCCCAAAGAGTAGATGATCAAAAGATGCAGTTGAAAAGAAGAAacggaagaaaacaaaaactgcTAAGAATAAAGGTGCTGATCCTACCCATTCCGGCATGTTTATTCCCATTGTATGCttgtataattaatttttttatactcTGATATTTTGTATGTTTGAACTATATAGGAGAAGATCTAAATAATGCatcagaagatgaagatgaagatgttGGTGATGTGTGTGGGCAATCTTCGACCATGGCTGCAAATGATGTGTGTGGGCAATCCTCGACCATGGCTGCATATGATGTGTATGGGCAATCCTCGACAATGGCTGCATATGATGGGTTTGGGCAATCCTCGACCATGGATGCTCCTTTAATCCAAGGCAGATTTACAAGTTTTTTATTTGGAGTTCAGCAAGATTCAGCCATGGCTGCTAGAAAGTTACATTTCAATTAATAGCATTTGGCTCAACCTACAATGAGTAGGCTTTTTTTGAATAGATTTTGGTGTATCCATGAACCTGTACTCTTTTACCGTGTTgcactatattttattttcattttgcaTCGTGTTACACTAAACTATCATTGACGCTGTCAGTTCTATCCATGAATTTGGTAGCTATGTATGAGATATGAATTATCTACATTGTTTCTGAAAGACCAGCTTCTAGACATCACATTCTAGATTTGAACTTCAGGATTTTAGATCACAcaatatttcattttatttttgaaaggaatcagatgaataatcaaaattttcaaggcATCAATCACATTGCAGATTTCAGAACATCCAACATGCCATATGTAtttcaaataaaagaaatacattGTACAGATTACATAGCGATCTGAGTTTCCTTGCAATTTGACCAAAAATGCGGTCCAAACTTACAGCATCTGGACTACAATCCTTGCATACTCCTAAGAGTGTACAGACTACATTGTATGGATTAACAGCGAAGGCTACATTCATCAAACTACAATCCTTTTAGCACCATCCACTTCTGCCTGCTGCATTTACAATCCTTTTAGGCAATCAATTTTCCTCTTTTGTATTTTGCACAAGGTTACAATAGTTCTCAGGATAACTTGACATCTGGCAAAACTAGTTCTCAGGATACAAGGTGTTCTGAATCTTTACAAACTCCTAATAGTGTATATACTACATAGTAGGAATTACAAAGAAAGGCTACATTCATTATCTTGTCATTGATTGTTCTATGTCACTTCTTCAGCATCCTCTCGTTCATGCTCTTCCAATCTTCAATTGCCATTCATGCTGCACCCCATATATCTCACCTGCAATTCTGCATTGGCCTCCTACACAAAAGCGGAAGTTGCCAGCTGCCAAGTGTGCCAAGAACAGATATCTGATTTTTGCAACTGATTGTGCTACCATGTAGtgcatataaaagaaaaaagagagaaaccaAATGTGGTTCAGTTCAGATTTGGCTCTGTCTTGTAGTGACAGAAAAAGAGAAGCCACCAGGTGGTTCAGTTCAGATTTGTCAGGGGGAAGCCAAAGCCTTATGTTTCTCTAGTTGTTTCAACTATTTTCAGTGGAAGTGTCACAACTGAATATACAACATGCAACATATCTTACTCCTCCACTATGCAATTTATTCAGTGTGATACTCAAGTTTCAGATTTTTGCCTGTTTTCTGGTGACCTATTCCTAGTCAATTTTGATGTGAGCCTACTACCCCACTTTGCAAAATGTCCAACAATTTTACTGATATGATGATTGGTCGGCCAGGCACCGAGCGAATTGCCAAGATAGAATGTATGTTTTGTTTATGCAAAACAAAAACCGATTGTCTCAAACTAGTACTAATTAACACTATCAAGCTGCAATGATAGATGCTAGGCTTACTACCTAATCACATGAAAACCAAAACTGAGCAATCAAACCAGAATCTAGTGACCATGATTAACTACCGCAATGAAAACCAAAACCGAGCAATCAAACTATGAAACTCCCAATGCACAGGAGGGTGCCGCCTGGCCCTTCCACCGTCGCTACCCTGCTCCAGGCATGGGAGGGCACCGCCACTACCCTGCTCTAGGCACGGGAGGGCGCCACCACTGCCCTAGCTGTccgagggagccgccgccgcattcCGTCTCCACGCGCCCAACAGCGGATGAGAAAGGGGCGACGGGATAAGAAACAGGCGGAGGGGAACGATGACTGCATCTCGGACTAGATCGAGCCGATCGGAGCGAGCGCGAGCCGAGTTGTGGTGTGTTGAGATCGCTCTTGAGCTGAGCTGAGATTGAGGTGCGATGCGGACTCGCTTGTGTGGGCCGGCCGTCGGATGAGCGCCCCATCCACGCGTCATGCATCCGCGTCGGGGCTGCACGGACTGCTGTTTGCATCCGGTCTGCatagatttttttccctttttagcCACTTAACGATCTGTTTGTTGCTGGAGGTTCTATCTAGAACAGTgtgcacagaaaacggagcgatccattagcacgtgattaattaaggtgatgttcttttctcctgaagatgaatattaagttttttacgtaaaacgaggtgatactagattgtgttttaattattacaaacttgaaaattagattaatatgatattttagagtaacttttatatagaaagtttttgcatgaaacgtatcatttagcaatttgaaaaccgtgccacgaaaatcttaatcttcatccaactcttgttggagaaaagaacggacCTAGTATtagctattatttttttcaaaaatagatcaatatgatttttttaagcaactttcgtatagaaactttttataaaaacacaTCTTTTAGCAGTTTAGTAAGCGTGTGCGCAAAAAACGAGGCGGGGGAGCTGGAGCCAGAACGAACACAGTCGTCTTTCGAACTCATATACACAAAATTCTctctttaatatatatatataagcaataaaaatatgcttattttgtAGTATTACTTTTGAAACCATCAATTTTAATAAAGTTATTGAAAGTACAATAAATTGTCATCAACATGATTagcataaattaattattttattcatTTAGTTAGATAACGTtgatatttaaatatatgtctgaccattcatcttatttaagatttttatgcaaatatgtaaaaatatagtCATATTCAAAATAACATTAGTAACAATAttaatcaaaacaaaacaaatgataaccatatattttttaaacaagatTAACGATCAAATGTAGATTTAAAcgcaaacataaaaaaaatagttaaatgtaCAATATAAACATATCCAGAAATACACAGGTTATAAATAAAACGCGCCAAACGGCACGCttattttctagtatatatcccttgtaagcCGCAAGGGGAGAGTGCGACAGCCCAATGTATCCCCTGCGTTTGTATCCAACTCCTCTATACTGATCATTGTCAATCGGTGTTCGTGGTTTTTTCCCATGAGGGTTTTtcacgtaaaattcgtgtcttCGTTGTGTGTCCATTTTCATAACATCGATGACCCTATAGAGCATggagatctttaaccatagggATGAAATGGATGAGTGTTTGCTGGGAGAATCGCAGAAGTATGCAGCGATGGCATCCGACTAGAACTTTTTGTTTGACTGGGATTTGCATGACATCCCGTACCACAAACCCAGAGATCCTGCAGTGAGAATCATGGATATCAGCAAGGATTTGATGGCTCCATACAGGAATCTTGATTAGTCTTGTAGAGGCGTAATTTCCAAAGAGATTAGTTGCCATCGACGCTGCACGGAGTGATTTTGGGGAAAAATCATGGAGAGGACTAGAAAGTAGGAGAGAAAAGGAATTAAGGTGTTATTTGCCAATTTACCGGTGTATGTGTTTGTAGTTTTATATGAAAACGTCCATCTTACATTATAACCGTCCGATTAAGATAGAAGGGCGTACATCGCCTGAGTGCATGAGTGCACCAGGGTTGGTGGGTGCATAGGACACATCGCCCACATCGGTAGAAACATCCGCATCCATATCCATATACACAATACATTCACCATTGACATATATCTCCCAAATTCCCAATGCCCAAAATTGAAAATTGGAGAGTgtgagagtgtgtgtgtgtgtttgcgTGTATTTTCTTTTCATCCGGTTGATAGAAAGAACTCGGAATCAAACCGGTGAAGGGAGTCCCGAGCACACCCTTCCATCCCAAGCgtccttcctttttttccccggTTAACCACCCACTCATTAAAGTGGCTAAGTCCGGCGGGCACTTATCGACCACATACCCACTATTCTTTCCCGACGCCTCCTTTCTCTTGCTTGATGGAATAGTTCAATGCTTGAGCTCCTTCTTTGCTTGCATTCTTCACTGGCCCTTGCTAGATGTATCACTCATCCTGAAAATAAGGCAAGGAGTCTGAAGTTTCTTATGATCATTACGGGAATGAATCACATAAGTTGATTTAGAATTGCTCGGGAATTCATTgatagtgattttttttcagttctaGGGGGCCTAGTGTACTCCTCTTTTTTATCAATCGAGCTCCTCATTCTACTCGTCCAGCCCTCTTCATAAATTTGTACAATCAATGCCACGAAGATAGCAAACTCGATTGTAGAATATATAAGGAAAGTGGCGACGATTTGGCACCAGATATCCGGTTGTGTGGAAAGACCAGCTGTGATATACACAAAAACCATCAAACAACAACGATTGCTCGTGAAGGTTTCCATAGAAGATTCCCTGTTGTGAATTCAATACCACCTTAGACTGGAAAAACTAtccagaaaaagagaaaagtgaAGGCTATACACTCACATATCCGTCTAGAAAGGGAAAGGCGTCAGTACGTCAGCTATAGATATAGAATAGGCTATGGAGCAGAGACTTAAAGTATTTACCAAGACTATACAAAGGAAGAAGTCAGCAAAAGTGAGCACGTAACTAAGAAAGCCGGTATCAGAAAAGAAGCCCTTCCAAAATAAAAGGCAAAGAAGTCAATGAACGAAGCAGCTTCTCTAATAACCCCGTTGAATAAGAGGCCGAAGGCTTTTTCAAACTTATTTATAGAGGGGGGGACTTCGACTTTTGTTGTCATATGACAAAAACTTCTGCCGAAGGGCAGGCTTCACTCAAGCAGGTG is part of the Oryza glaberrima chromosome 4, OglaRS2, whole genome shotgun sequence genome and encodes:
- the LOC127770143 gene encoding uncharacterized protein LOC127770143; this encodes MAGRGVQQKSTGAAGLLVPSSHLVQPLPAVAHDMAGQSSHEHDVIVGDRGADGKQRMQISEFMTMEEDVADAIDANANGDDNTLCRIVPEEMADKAPNQANDKVAQTLILPQVGMAFDSKQKAYDMYNTYAGKIGFSIRKS